The following coding sequences are from one SAR202 cluster bacterium window:
- the carB gene encoding carbamoyl-phosphate synthase large subunit, which translates to MADKPKKVLVIGSGPIVIGQAAEFDYAGAQACKSLREEGVTTVLVNSNPATIMTDQGIADIVYIEPLTVPVIERIIAQERPDGLLPTLGGQTGLNLAVDLADAGILDKYNVRLLGTPLQTIRTAEDREGFKQLLLRIGEPVPPSKSVSSFKEALAALEELGLPLVIRPAYTLGGTGGGMARTRRQFEEVAKDGLAASPIHQVLIERSLEGWRELEYEVMRDGADNCITICNMENLDPMGVHTGDSIVVAPSQTLTDKEYQMLRSASLKIIRALGIEGGCNIQFGLRPHPIIEKSLHGQWEPDSEYYVIEVNPRVSRSSALASKATGYPIARVASKIAVGRRLDEIPNAVTQKTKAAFEPALDYCVVKIPRWPFDKFPAGDRTLSTQMKATGEVMAIDRSFEAALQKAVRSLEVGGRSLLWEDAEWSQNGEFKAGEFVRKPTDFRLWVLMTALRRGQTPEALSAASGIDPWFTHALARIHAMERRLLSEDLTPELLRGAKRLGFADEQVGRLSDLLPDQVRERRRQWDIRPVYKMVDTCAAEFEAVTPYFYSTYDQENEAPPLPGQKAIVIGSGPIRIGQGIEFDYCSVHAAWALQEEGVRSIMVNSNPETVSTDFDTSDRLYFEPLDGEALRDIIDNETDNGAPPASVVQFGGQTALNLSQILGQAGLPILGSSAEAIDIASDRRRFEEFLARLGIPQPPGAAVTSVEEALKIAQNIGYPVVVRPSYVLGGRAMEIVHNATELIRYLTAATSVGTGKPVLVDHYMEGKECEVDAVCDGETVLIPGIMEHIERAGVHSGDSMAIYPALNLTPAEVNTIVDYTTRIGNALGVKGLMNVQFVIVGGRPYRSPRQPRDESGATTVYILEVNLRSSRTVPFISKVTGVPMVHLATKIILGKKLKDMGYQGGLWKRQKIVAIKAPVFSMSKLIGVDWYLGPEMKSTGEVMGLDYKFGPALAKALAASNMTLAAKSSVLISVADRDKAEAMSIVKDLLQSGCKLYATEGTAAMIEAMGGGVTMITKKLQEGHPNVVDVINDGTVQAVINTVSDVATTLRDGFYIRRAAAERRIPCYTSLDTARVAAESLLSEDAGYSVESMDKYLRDGT; encoded by the coding sequence CACCGTCCTGGTCAACTCCAACCCGGCCACGATAATGACCGACCAGGGCATCGCCGACATCGTCTATATCGAACCGCTGACCGTTCCCGTCATCGAGCGTATCATCGCCCAGGAGCGCCCCGACGGCCTCCTCCCTACCCTGGGCGGCCAGACAGGCCTCAACCTGGCCGTGGACCTGGCTGACGCCGGCATCCTCGACAAGTACAACGTGCGGCTCCTCGGCACCCCCCTCCAGACCATCCGCACCGCCGAGGACCGCGAAGGCTTCAAGCAGCTTCTCCTCCGCATCGGCGAGCCTGTGCCGCCCAGCAAGTCGGTATCTTCATTCAAGGAAGCCCTGGCAGCCCTGGAAGAGCTGGGCCTTCCCCTGGTCATCCGGCCCGCCTACACCCTGGGCGGTACCGGCGGCGGCATGGCCCGCACCCGCCGGCAGTTCGAGGAGGTTGCCAAGGACGGCCTCGCCGCCAGTCCTATCCACCAGGTGCTTATCGAGCGGTCCCTGGAGGGCTGGCGCGAACTCGAGTACGAGGTTATGCGGGACGGGGCTGACAACTGCATCACCATCTGCAACATGGAGAACCTGGACCCCATGGGCGTCCACACGGGCGACAGCATTGTCGTCGCGCCCAGCCAGACGCTGACGGACAAAGAGTACCAGATGCTGCGCTCCGCCAGCCTAAAAATCATTCGCGCCCTGGGCATCGAAGGTGGCTGCAATATCCAGTTCGGCCTGCGGCCCCACCCCATCATCGAAAAAAGTCTCCACGGCCAGTGGGAACCTGACTCTGAATATTACGTCATCGAGGTTAACCCCCGCGTCAGCCGCAGCTCCGCCCTCGCCAGCAAGGCCACTGGCTACCCCATCGCCCGCGTCGCCTCCAAAATCGCCGTGGGTCGGCGGCTGGACGAAATCCCCAACGCCGTCACCCAGAAGACCAAGGCCGCCTTCGAGCCTGCTCTGGACTACTGCGTCGTCAAGATTCCACGGTGGCCCTTCGATAAGTTCCCCGCCGGGGACCGCACCCTCTCCACTCAGATGAAGGCCACCGGCGAGGTTATGGCTATCGACCGCTCCTTTGAGGCCGCCTTGCAAAAGGCCGTCCGCTCCCTGGAAGTAGGTGGCCGCTCGCTGTTGTGGGAGGATGCCGAGTGGAGCCAGAACGGCGAGTTCAAGGCTGGCGAGTTTGTCCGCAAGCCCACCGACTTCCGCCTCTGGGTCCTCATGACTGCCCTGCGCCGCGGCCAGACCCCCGAGGCCCTCTCCGCCGCCAGCGGCATCGACCCCTGGTTTACCCACGCCCTGGCCCGCATTCACGCCATGGAGCGCCGTCTGCTGTCCGAAGACCTGACGCCGGAATTGCTTCGCGGCGCCAAGCGCCTGGGCTTCGCCGACGAGCAGGTAGGTCGCCTCTCCGACCTCCTCCCCGACCAGGTCCGCGAGCGCCGCCGCCAGTGGGATATCCGCCCAGTTTATAAAATGGTCGACACCTGCGCCGCAGAGTTCGAGGCTGTCACGCCGTATTTTTATAGCACCTATGACCAGGAGAACGAGGCCCCACCCTTGCCCGGCCAGAAGGCCATCGTCATCGGCAGCGGCCCCATCCGCATCGGCCAGGGCATCGAGTTCGACTACTGCAGCGTCCACGCTGCCTGGGCTTTGCAGGAGGAGGGCGTGCGCAGCATTATGGTCAACTCCAACCCTGAGACTGTCTCCACCGACTTCGACACCAGCGACCGCCTCTACTTCGAGCCTCTGGACGGCGAGGCGCTGCGGGACATCATCGATAACGAGACTGACAACGGCGCGCCGCCCGCATCCGTCGTCCAGTTCGGAGGGCAGACAGCCCTTAACCTGTCCCAGATTCTGGGCCAGGCCGGACTGCCTATCCTCGGTTCCAGCGCAGAAGCCATAGACATAGCTTCAGACCGCCGGCGCTTCGAGGAGTTTTTGGCCCGCCTTGGCATTCCCCAGCCGCCGGGCGCCGCTGTTACCTCCGTGGAGGAAGCCCTGAAGATAGCCCAGAACATCGGATATCCCGTGGTGGTGCGGCCCAGCTACGTCCTCGGAGGCCGCGCCATGGAGATTGTCCACAACGCCACCGAACTTATTCGATACCTCACCGCCGCCACCTCCGTCGGGACCGGCAAGCCCGTCCTCGTTGATCACTACATGGAGGGCAAGGAGTGCGAGGTCGACGCCGTCTGCGACGGCGAGACCGTCCTCATTCCCGGCATCATGGAGCACATCGAGCGCGCTGGCGTCCACAGCGGCGATTCCATGGCTATCTACCCCGCCCTCAACCTCACGCCCGCCGAAGTCAACACCATCGTGGACTATACTACCCGCATCGGCAACGCCCTGGGCGTCAAAGGCCTCATGAACGTCCAGTTCGTCATCGTCGGCGGGCGGCCCTACCGCAGCCCCCGCCAGCCGCGAGACGAGAGCGGTGCCACCACCGTCTATATCCTGGAGGTCAACCTCCGTTCCAGCCGCACCGTGCCCTTCATTTCCAAGGTCACCGGCGTACCCATGGTCCATCTCGCCACCAAGATAATCCTCGGCAAGAAGCTCAAGGACATGGGCTATCAGGGCGGACTGTGGAAGCGGCAAAAGATCGTCGCCATTAAGGCCCCGGTCTTCTCCATGTCCAAGCTCATCGGCGTGGACTGGTACCTGGGGCCTGAGATGAAGTCCACCGGCGAAGTTATGGGCCTCGACTACAAATTCGGCCCCGCTCTCGCCAAAGCCCTCGCCGCCTCCAACATGACCCTGGCGGCCAAGTCGTCGGTGCTAATCAGCGTCGCCGACAGGGATAAGGCTGAGGCCATGAGCATCGTCAAAGACCTGCTGCAATCGGGCTGCAAGCTCTACGCCACCGAAGGCACCGCCGCCATGATCGAGGCCATGGGTGGCGGCGTGACTATGATCACCAAGAAGCTCCAGGAAGGCCACCCCAACGTCGTCGATGTCATTAACGACGGCACGGTCCAGGCTGTCATCAACACCGTCAGCGACGTCGCCACCACCCTTCGCGACGGCTTCTACATTCGCCGCGCCGCCGCCGAGCGCCGCATTCCCTGTTACACCTCCCTGGACACCGCCCGCGTCGCCGCCGAAAGCCTCCTGTCCGAGGACGCCGGCTACAGCGTGGAGTCTATGGATAAGTATTTGCGAGACGGAACATAG
- a CDS encoding Retroviral aspartyl protease gives MLVDTGATFSLVPRQYLQELGIEVVREVRFRLADESTVSMPVGRVLMRLDGLEEVVPVVFGPNNATPLLGAIAMEAFLLAPDPVNQRLVPVDGLLK, from the coding sequence ATGCTGGTGGATACGGGTGCGACCTTTAGCCTGGTGCCACGTCAATACCTGCAGGAACTGGGTATAGAGGTCGTCCGTGAAGTCAGGTTCCGGCTGGCCGATGAGAGCACAGTTTCTATGCCCGTGGGCAGAGTACTTATGCGTCTGGATGGCCTAGAAGAAGTAGTCCCCGTGGTCTTTGGCCCTAACAACGCAACCCCACTCTTGGGGGCCATTGCGATGGAAGCTTTCCTCCTTGCCCCCGATCCGGTTAACCAACGCCTTGTCCCAGTAGACGGTTTGCTGAAATAA